A section of the Rummeliibacillus pycnus genome encodes:
- a CDS encoding BAR domain-containing protein, which translates to MWPTFSVGLLFYSAIHGLVLSILGIMNAIREIGSVFHEIGSAFREIGSAFREIGSVFREIDSAFHEIDSAFHEIDSAFREIGSVFREKTNCIHI; encoded by the coding sequence TTGTGGCCTACCTTTTCGGTAGGTCTTTTATTTTATTCAGCTATTCATGGATTAGTGCTTTCTATTCTTGGAATAATGAATGCTATCCGCGAAATTGGCTCTGTTTTCCACGAAATCGGTTCTGCCTTCCGCGAAATCGGTTCTGCCTTCCGCGAAATTGGCTCTGTTTTCCGCGAAATTGATTCTGCCTTCCACGAAATCGATTCTGCCTTCCACGAAATCGATTCTGCCTTCCGCGAAATTGGCTCTGTTTTCCGCGAAAAAACAAATTGTATCCACATCTGA
- a CDS encoding OsmC family protein, with amino-acid sequence MAEHTFTLTASWPGGRNSVGEIATGQLQTKVSIPPEMDGPGIGTNPDEMLLGAAATCYIITLAAMLERAKLEPTELTMTSEGIVDVTNGVFTYVKITHKPRIVISRDYTEKEERHIVRLAEKAEKTCMISKAIRGNVEIALEITIDHE; translated from the coding sequence ATGGCTGAGCATACTTTTACTTTAACTGCATCATGGCCTGGAGGTCGTAATTCGGTAGGGGAAATTGCAACTGGACAACTCCAAACAAAGGTATCGATCCCTCCTGAAATGGATGGACCAGGGATTGGCACAAATCCAGATGAAATGCTTCTTGGTGCAGCCGCTACCTGCTACATTATTACACTTGCAGCAATGCTTGAACGAGCTAAACTAGAGCCAACTGAGTTAACGATGACTTCAGAAGGAATTGTTGATGTAACGAATGGTGTGTTCACCTATGTGAAAATTACACACAAGCCGAGAATCGTCATTTCACGTGATTATACTGAAAAAGAAGAACGTCATATCGTACGTCTTGCAGAGAAAGCTGAAAAAACTTGTATGATTAGTAAAGCGATTCGTGGAAATGTAGAAATAGCATTAGAAATCACAATAGATCATGAATAG
- a CDS encoding 5'-3' exonuclease, which produces MNLTNNSLGLERFILESQPHILLVDGMALLFRSFFATAPMHQFFRKADGTPTNGVQGFARHVLSAQALMQPTHLAVCWDMGEHTFRNELFDGYKANRPAPPDELKPQFDMAREVSEMIGWRNFGTVGMEADDTIGSLIHKWKEDAKITVVSGDKDLLQLLNPSTTIALTKKGYTEYNVYTDQRFKEEYEIEPPLFADVKAFMGDTSDGYPGVKGIGPKTALKLIQTYGSVDGVLEALEELKPGQRTKIQDNEEMLKLSLQLARINTEVPIDATIDDCVLPIWDQAKLEKLTMEGYSLISRHARSLL; this is translated from the coding sequence ATGAACCTAACTAATAATAGTTTAGGATTGGAGCGTTTTATTTTGGAAAGTCAACCGCATATATTACTCGTTGATGGTATGGCACTTCTTTTTCGTTCGTTTTTTGCCACAGCGCCTATGCATCAATTTTTTAGAAAAGCAGATGGTACGCCTACAAATGGGGTACAAGGATTTGCTAGACATGTTTTAAGTGCACAAGCTCTTATGCAACCAACACACTTAGCGGTTTGTTGGGATATGGGGGAGCATACATTCCGTAATGAGCTATTTGATGGTTATAAAGCTAATCGTCCAGCACCACCGGATGAGCTAAAACCACAATTTGATATGGCTAGAGAAGTTTCAGAAATGATTGGTTGGAGAAATTTTGGAACAGTTGGGATGGAAGCAGATGATACCATCGGTTCTTTAATTCATAAATGGAAAGAGGATGCGAAGATTACTGTTGTCAGTGGGGATAAAGATTTACTACAGTTACTTAATCCGTCTACAACGATTGCTCTAACGAAAAAAGGATATACCGAATATAATGTATACACAGATCAACGGTTCAAAGAAGAGTACGAAATTGAACCTCCGTTATTTGCAGATGTGAAAGCTTTCATGGGAGATACAAGTGATGGTTATCCAGGTGTCAAAGGGATTGGACCAAAAACTGCATTGAAGCTCATCCAAACATACGGCTCAGTAGATGGTGTGTTAGAAGCATTAGAAGAGTTAAAACCTGGTCAACGTACTAAAATTCAAGATAATGAAGAAATGTTAAAGCTTTCTTTACAATTAGCTAGAATCAATACAGAAGTACCGATCGATGCAACAATAGACGATTGTGTGCTACCAATTTGGGATCAAGCTAAACTGGAAAAGCTTACAATGGAAGGATACTCACTTATTTCTCGTCATGCACGTTCATTGTTATAA
- a CDS encoding agmatinase family protein produces the protein MVKHFLQKPEWSWNAKQIEKQFVHQWIAQEMDSQIPDVVLFGAPLSRSSISVSGASQYPEAFRKAWKGFTTYNLDEEIDLTSLRVLDLGDVHMHVTDIPLNHRRIEETMNYVTQAFKKSIICTIGGDHSITACTVRGVNEAIPNEKIGILQFDTHLDVRDPAEIGPANGTPIRQLIDEEIVEGRHITNIGLHGFFNSVDLIRYAKQHQIQMIPLKRVREKGIKQIISEALAYLAQHVDRIYVTVDMDVLDIASAHGVPASTPGGMQPEELFAALLEIGQHSSVSHIDFVCLDPMRDTVSQATVKTGVYAFLTWLTGIQKARLEGR, from the coding sequence TTGGTTAAACATTTTTTACAAAAACCTGAATGGAGCTGGAATGCTAAACAAATAGAAAAACAATTTGTACATCAGTGGATTGCCCAGGAAATGGATAGTCAGATTCCTGATGTAGTCCTATTTGGAGCACCACTATCACGTTCATCTATAAGTGTTTCAGGTGCTAGTCAATATCCTGAAGCATTCCGGAAAGCTTGGAAAGGTTTCACCACTTACAATTTAGATGAAGAGATAGATTTGACATCCTTACGTGTATTGGATTTAGGAGATGTCCACATGCATGTGACAGATATTCCACTAAACCATAGACGCATTGAAGAAACCATGAATTATGTAACCCAAGCATTTAAAAAATCCATTATTTGTACAATAGGTGGCGACCATTCGATTACGGCATGTACAGTCCGTGGTGTAAATGAAGCAATTCCAAATGAGAAAATTGGCATCCTTCAATTTGATACACACTTAGATGTAAGAGATCCTGCTGAAATTGGGCCAGCAAATGGTACACCAATCCGTCAACTAATTGACGAAGAAATTGTAGAAGGTCGGCATATTACAAATATTGGTCTACATGGATTTTTTAATTCTGTTGATCTTATACGTTATGCAAAACAACATCAAATTCAAATGATCCCCCTTAAGCGGGTGAGAGAAAAAGGGATTAAACAAATAATAAGCGAAGCTTTAGCTTATTTAGCGCAGCATGTCGATCGTATCTATGTCACCGTGGATATGGATGTATTAGATATTGCAAGTGCACATGGTGTTCCTGCTTCTACACCAGGAGGCATGCAACCAGAAGAATTATTTGCTGCTTTATTAGAGATAGGACAACATTCATCGGTTTCTCATATAGATTTTGTTTGTTTAGATCCTATGAGGGATACGGTTTCTCAAGCAACAGTCAAAACAGGCGTTTATGCATTTTTAACATGGTTAACGGGCATTCAAAAGGCAAGACTTGAAGGGAGATAG
- a CDS encoding thioredoxin family protein, with the protein MKPILSEEQFNEVISSSQPVIVKFFAGWCPDCSRMNMFIDPIIEEYNQYTWYEINRDDFPELSDKYQVMGIPSLLIFKGGEKLAHLHSANAKSPQDVTTFLDAQK; encoded by the coding sequence ATGAAACCAATATTATCTGAAGAACAATTCAACGAAGTAATTTCATCTTCACAACCTGTAATCGTTAAATTCTTTGCTGGATGGTGCCCTGACTGTTCACGTATGAATATGTTCATCGATCCTATTATCGAAGAATATAACCAATATACTTGGTACGAAATCAATCGTGATGATTTCCCAGAGCTATCTGACAAATATCAAGTAATGGGTATTCCAAGCCTTTTAATCTTCAAAGGCGGAGAAAAACTTGCTCACCTACACAGTGCAAATGCAAAATCTCCTCAAGATGTAACAACTTTCTTGGATGCACAAAAATAA
- the hutH gene encoding histidine ammonia-lyase, translated as MIQLDGKQLTIADMKAILYEDEKVEIAESARAAVEQSRLAVEQIVKHKKTVYGINTGFGKFSDVKIAGEDTRLLQLHLIRSHACGVGEPFSEIISRAMVVLRLNALLKGFSGIRLEVLERLAYMVNHRIHPVIPQQGSLGASGDLAPLSHLALVLVGEGFVWQDGKSAASTEVWREHQLQPIELEAKEGLALINGTQAMTAQGVVAYSEAEKLACDSEWIAAMTIEALRGITDAFHPAVHEARGYKEQIDVATRMREWLKDSELTTEQGELRVQDAYSLRCIPQIHGASWQVLNYVKEKLEIEMNAATDNPLIFDDGKTVISGGNFHGQPIAFAMDFLKIGMAELANVSERRIERLVNPHLNDGLPPFLSSEPGLQSGAMILQYAAASLVSENKTLAHPASVDSIPSSANQEDHVSMGTIGARHAYQIIKNCRKVLAIEAICAAQAIEYRGVDYMAPKLGGKWQDVRNVVPSIKKDRMFSQDIERLADYLCP; from the coding sequence ATGATTCAATTGGATGGCAAACAATTAACGATTGCAGATATGAAAGCTATATTATATGAAGATGAAAAAGTTGAGATTGCTGAATCAGCTCGTGCTGCCGTTGAGCAAAGCAGACTTGCAGTAGAACAGATTGTTAAACATAAAAAGACGGTTTATGGAATTAATACAGGTTTTGGCAAATTTAGCGATGTCAAAATTGCTGGTGAAGATACAAGATTATTACAACTACATTTAATTCGATCACATGCATGCGGAGTGGGTGAACCTTTTAGTGAAATCATCTCAAGAGCAATGGTTGTGTTACGTTTAAATGCATTATTGAAAGGGTTTTCAGGTATTCGATTAGAGGTACTTGAGCGTTTGGCTTATATGGTGAATCATCGAATTCATCCTGTTATTCCACAGCAAGGATCCCTGGGGGCATCAGGGGATCTTGCACCCCTTTCACATTTGGCATTAGTACTTGTTGGAGAAGGTTTTGTATGGCAGGACGGGAAATCAGCCGCATCAACAGAAGTTTGGCGAGAACATCAATTACAGCCGATTGAATTAGAGGCCAAAGAAGGTTTGGCACTTATAAATGGAACGCAAGCTATGACAGCACAAGGAGTAGTTGCTTATAGCGAAGCAGAAAAACTTGCATGTGATAGTGAATGGATTGCTGCCATGACAATTGAAGCATTACGTGGTATAACAGATGCATTCCATCCTGCGGTTCATGAAGCAAGAGGTTACAAAGAACAGATTGACGTAGCAACTCGAATGCGTGAATGGTTAAAAGATAGTGAGTTAACAACGGAACAAGGAGAACTTCGGGTACAAGATGCGTATTCTCTTCGATGTATTCCGCAAATTCATGGTGCTAGCTGGCAAGTATTAAATTATGTGAAAGAAAAACTAGAGATTGAAATGAATGCGGCAACAGATAATCCATTAATTTTTGACGATGGAAAGACCGTTATTTCAGGCGGTAATTTTCATGGTCAGCCGATTGCATTTGCGATGGATTTCTTGAAAATTGGTATGGCAGAATTAGCAAATGTTTCAGAAAGAAGAATTGAAAGGTTGGTAAATCCACATTTAAATGATGGACTTCCTCCATTTTTGAGTTCAGAGCCCGGCTTGCAATCAGGTGCAATGATTTTGCAATATGCAGCAGCAAGCCTTGTATCTGAAAATAAGACATTGGCACACCCAGCTTCAGTAGATTCCATTCCATCTTCAGCAAATCAAGAAGACCATGTAAGTATGGGAACAATCGGTGCTAGACATGCCTATCAAATTATTAAGAATTGCCGAAAGGTATTAGCGATAGAAGCGATATGTGCTGCACAGGCAATTGAATATAGAGGTGTTGATTATATGGCACCAAAGCTAGGTGGCAAATGGCAGGATGTTCGAAATGTTGTGCCAAGTATAAAAAAAGATCGAATGTTTAGCCAAGATATTGAACGCTTAGCAGATTATTTATGTCCATAA
- the hutI gene encoding imidazolonepropionase: MTKPVWIQHASQLVTMHIPHHVGPRSKEAMSELGIIEDGSIWLEDGEIRAVGTTEELQKFYQTRISEADVVNASGHLVTPGLVDPHTHVAFGGSREREFEMRLEGASYMDIMNAGGGIHATTRMTREATEAELIEQTAKRLDSFLAHGVTTVEGKSGYGLDLENELKQLRVMQFLQHHHAIDLVPTFMGAHAVPQEYKGKEEAYVEYLIKEVLPEVAEQKIAKFNDVFCEVDVFTPDQAEQILLAGKKLGLMPKIHADEIKPYGGAELAAKVGAISAEHLLKASDEGIAKMAEAGVVACLLPATALYLREEAAKGRQMIDQGVPVAISTDCNPGSSPTTSMPLVMNLACISMRLTPAESLCAATFNAACAIQMEDRIGSIEIGKQADIVLWNVENYQKLQYLFGVNHVQKVWKKGVKVIG, translated from the coding sequence ATGACAAAACCTGTTTGGATTCAACACGCATCTCAACTTGTTACTATGCACATTCCACATCATGTGGGACCACGTTCAAAAGAGGCAATGTCTGAATTAGGAATCATTGAGGATGGGAGCATTTGGCTAGAAGACGGTGAGATTAGAGCAGTAGGGACAACAGAAGAACTTCAAAAATTCTATCAAACAAGAATAAGTGAAGCAGATGTAGTAAATGCATCAGGTCACCTTGTAACCCCTGGTCTAGTGGATCCACATACTCATGTAGCATTTGGCGGTAGTCGGGAACGCGAATTTGAAATGCGTTTAGAAGGTGCAAGTTATATGGATATCATGAATGCGGGTGGAGGGATTCATGCCACAACAAGAATGACGAGAGAAGCAACAGAAGCAGAACTTATCGAACAAACTGCCAAACGTCTCGATTCCTTTTTGGCACATGGCGTTACGACAGTAGAAGGCAAAAGTGGATATGGTTTGGATCTAGAAAATGAACTAAAGCAATTACGTGTTATGCAATTCTTACAACACCATCATGCCATTGATCTTGTACCAACTTTTATGGGAGCACATGCTGTACCGCAGGAATATAAGGGGAAAGAAGAAGCGTATGTTGAATATTTGATCAAAGAAGTATTGCCCGAAGTTGCGGAGCAAAAAATAGCTAAATTTAACGATGTTTTTTGTGAAGTAGATGTCTTTACACCAGATCAAGCTGAGCAAATTTTGCTAGCAGGGAAAAAATTAGGGCTAATGCCTAAAATTCATGCAGATGAGATTAAACCATATGGTGGTGCAGAACTTGCTGCAAAAGTAGGTGCTATTTCGGCAGAACATTTATTGAAAGCATCTGATGAAGGCATTGCGAAAATGGCGGAAGCTGGAGTTGTTGCTTGTTTGCTTCCTGCAACAGCTTTGTATTTGCGAGAAGAGGCAGCAAAAGGTCGTCAAATGATTGATCAAGGAGTTCCAGTAGCAATCTCAACTGACTGTAATCCAGGATCTTCCCCAACAACCTCGATGCCACTTGTCATGAATTTAGCGTGTATTTCGATGAGATTAACGCCAGCAGAAAGTCTTTGTGCAGCAACTTTTAATGCGGCTTGTGCTATTCAAATGGAAGATCGAATTGGTTCTATTGAAATCGGAAAACAAGCGGATATTGTGTTATGGAATGTGGAAAACTATCAGAAGCTCCAATATCTTTTTGGCGTCAATCATGTTCAAAAAGTCTGGAAAAAAGGTGTGAAAGTCATTGGTTAA
- the hutU gene encoding urocanate hydratase: protein MGKADEKVIRYRGSELHTKGWLQEAALRMLMNNLDKEVAEHPDELVVYGGIGKAARNWDAFDAIVQSLKELENDETLLVQSGKPVAIFKSHLDAPRVLIANSNIVPAYANWGTFHELDQKGLMMYGQMTAGSWIYIGSQGIVQGTYETFAELAKQHFNGTLQNTITVTAGLGGMGGAQPLAVTMNGGVCIAIEVDETRIDRRLATRYLDVKVYSLDEAIETAEKAKADGKALSIGLLGNAAEILPTMISQEFIPDVLTDQTSAHDPLNGYVPVGYELEEASKLREGNPNNYVTKSKASMKVHVEAMVTMMDRGAITFDYGNNIRQVAADEGLDRAFDFPGFVPAYIRPQFCEGKGPFRWVALSGDPQDIFKLDEVILQEFKDNEHLCNWIRMAREKIEFQGLPSRICWLGYGERAHFGKIINDMVASGEISAPIVIGRDHLDSGSVASPNRETEAMQDGSDVVADWPILNALINAVGGATWVSVHHGGGVGMGYSLHAGMVIVADGTKEAGERIERVLTTDPGMGIVRHVDAGYELAEKTAKEKDIQIPMMKKDESK, encoded by the coding sequence ATGGGAAAGGCAGATGAAAAAGTAATTCGCTATCGTGGTAGCGAGCTTCATACGAAGGGGTGGCTTCAAGAAGCAGCGTTAAGAATGCTGATGAATAATTTGGATAAGGAAGTTGCTGAGCATCCAGATGAGCTTGTTGTTTATGGGGGAATCGGTAAAGCAGCACGCAACTGGGATGCATTTGATGCGATTGTTCAATCACTGAAAGAATTGGAAAATGACGAAACATTACTCGTGCAATCAGGAAAACCAGTGGCAATCTTTAAGTCGCATTTAGATGCACCAAGGGTATTAATTGCCAATTCAAATATTGTTCCAGCATATGCAAACTGGGGCACTTTCCATGAGCTTGATCAAAAAGGGCTGATGATGTATGGACAAATGACAGCAGGTAGTTGGATTTATATAGGTTCCCAAGGCATTGTACAAGGAACATATGAAACGTTTGCAGAACTTGCCAAGCAACATTTTAATGGTACATTGCAAAATACCATTACGGTAACAGCTGGGTTAGGTGGCATGGGAGGCGCTCAACCTCTTGCTGTAACGATGAATGGTGGTGTTTGTATTGCAATTGAAGTGGATGAAACACGTATCGATCGACGATTAGCAACACGTTATTTAGATGTTAAAGTGTATTCCCTTGATGAAGCTATTGAAACAGCTGAGAAGGCAAAGGCTGATGGGAAAGCACTTTCAATTGGTTTACTAGGAAATGCAGCAGAGATTTTGCCTACTATGATTTCTCAAGAATTTATACCAGATGTACTAACAGATCAAACATCTGCACATGATCCACTTAATGGCTATGTACCAGTAGGATACGAACTTGAGGAAGCAAGTAAGTTACGTGAAGGAAATCCAAATAATTATGTAACAAAATCAAAAGCATCGATGAAAGTACATGTTGAAGCGATGGTTACAATGATGGACAGAGGTGCCATTACATTTGACTATGGTAACAATATTCGCCAAGTAGCTGCGGATGAAGGATTGGATAGAGCTTTTGATTTTCCAGGATTTGTACCAGCGTATATTCGACCTCAATTTTGTGAAGGAAAGGGTCCGTTCCGTTGGGTAGCATTATCAGGAGACCCACAAGATATCTTTAAACTAGATGAAGTCATTTTACAAGAATTTAAAGACAATGAACATTTATGTAACTGGATTCGAATGGCACGCGAAAAAATCGAATTTCAAGGTCTACCTTCTCGTATCTGTTGGCTAGGCTATGGAGAGCGTGCACACTTCGGGAAGATTATTAATGATATGGTCGCTTCTGGAGAAATCTCTGCACCGATTGTAATCGGTCGCGATCATCTTGACTCTGGTTCAGTCGCTTCACCAAATCGTGAAACAGAAGCGATGCAAGATGGCTCAGATGTGGTAGCGGATTGGCCAATTTTAAATGCCCTCATCAATGCAGTTGGCGGTGCGACATGGGTGTCTGTTCATCATGGTGGTGGTGTCGGTATGGGCTATTCACTTCATGCGGGGATGGTGATTGTGGCAGATGGAACAAAAGAGGCAGGCGAGAGAATTGAACGTGTTTTAACAACTGATCCAGGGATGGGGATTGTACGACATGTTGATGCTGGATATGAATTAGCTGAAAAAACAGCGAAAGAAAAAGACATTCAAATACCAATGATGAAAAAGGATGAATCGAAATGA
- a CDS encoding C39 family peptidase, whose amino-acid sequence MRIQLPVEGQSQYATSVNRKYQNSACGPTTAYVLLQYLQPEKRQKSINQLYQLLGCTRIGLFSYRMVRNMKKILGPSFEVRNCSLNDALKEIEAGRPAIMKFDRYFSLHFFFKGDFNYHWVPLIGFEKTDDDILLIIHDNGGRNRDSQIREISYQKNCKIVSFIRIAPK is encoded by the coding sequence ATGCGAATCCAACTGCCCGTAGAAGGTCAATCACAGTACGCAACATCCGTTAATAGAAAATACCAAAACTCCGCCTGTGGTCCCACAACTGCATATGTTTTGCTCCAATACTTACAACCTGAAAAACGACAAAAGAGCATCAATCAGCTCTATCAATTGCTTGGTTGCACAAGAATCGGACTGTTTTCATATCGAATGGTGCGCAATATGAAAAAGATTCTTGGACCCTCTTTTGAAGTTCGCAATTGTAGTCTAAATGATGCTCTCAAAGAAATTGAGGCTGGTCGCCCTGCTATTATGAAATTTGATCGATACTTTTCTCTTCATTTTTTCTTTAAAGGGGATTTTAACTATCACTGGGTTCCACTAATTGGTTTTGAAAAAACGGATGATGATATCCTCTTAATTATTCATGACAATGGTGGTCGCAATCGCGATAGCCAAATTCGAGAAATTTCCTATCAAAAAAATTGTAAAATAGTAAGCTTTATCAGAATTGCACCGAAATGA
- a CDS encoding Zn-dependent hydrolase gives MKQIQMNSKELKRVTKNLQLENMTLHPSLQKKAVSLVNSGIDITPSIIKKALQNGKV, from the coding sequence ATGAAACAAATTCAAATGAATTCTAAGGAATTGAAACGTGTCACTAAAAACTTACAGTTAGAAAACATGACCCTACATCCTTCATTACAGAAAAAAGCTGTTTCACTTGTTAACTCTGGGATTGATATTACGCCCTCCATTATTAAGAAAGCTCTACAAAATGGAAAAGTATAA
- a CDS encoding Fic/DOC family protein: MEKYNTEENEEYLLKTNLLGIKDLKQLEEAEAFSFSIRALQVEQGSYIINDFTLNDFLNLHKHLFQDIYTFAGQFRNVQLIKGHTRFCQFQHLPSNATDLFKQLIAETSWNSLEEAAKRLAFYKSELNMLHPFREGNGRTIRIFLRAFALSKNIIWSYDHIDREQYLKAMIHSVTDNTLLEELFLKTILFAK, from the coding sequence ATGGAAAAGTATAATACTGAAGAAAATGAAGAGTATCTTTTAAAAACCAATTTATTAGGTATCAAAGATTTGAAACAACTTGAAGAAGCAGAGGCTTTTTCCTTCTCCATTCGAGCCCTACAAGTAGAACAAGGTTCTTATATCATTAATGATTTTACACTCAATGACTTCTTAAACCTTCATAAACATCTTTTCCAAGATATCTATACCTTTGCAGGCCAATTCCGTAATGTACAACTCATTAAGGGGCATACTCGGTTTTGTCAATTTCAACACCTGCCATCGAATGCCACTGATTTGTTCAAACAATTGATAGCTGAAACTTCATGGAATTCCCTTGAAGAAGCAGCAAAACGACTAGCTTTCTATAAATCTGAACTCAATATGTTACATCCATTTCGAGAAGGCAACGGCAGAACGATCCGAATCTTTTTACGAGCCTTTGCATTATCGAAGAATATTATTTGGAGCTATGACCACATAGATCGAGAACAGTATCTAAAAGCAATGATTCACTCTGTCACAGACAATACCTTGTTAGAAGAGTTATTTTTGAAAACGATTCTATTTGCAAAATAA
- a CDS encoding DUF2238 domain-containing protein, with product MYRNKTPHSKFHLFLLLIVLLVLIWSLIKPKSYMDWLADGGPIVVGLIIVIATYSRFRFTTLSYVIMAILSILEFIGAHYTFSEVPLFNWIKDEFGLKRNDYDRLGHFMKGFFTIVIREILIRKAHIQIGAWLITFTFSILMTLAALYEIAEMLTSLITSGSQFAQGFLGVQNDPFDSEWDMTMALIGSIIALLLLSKWHNKLLKKQKM from the coding sequence ATGTATAGAAACAAAACACCTCATTCGAAATTTCATTTATTTCTATTATTAATCGTCTTATTGGTATTAATCTGGTCTCTTATTAAACCAAAGAGTTATATGGATTGGTTAGCAGATGGAGGGCCTATTGTAGTGGGGCTAATAATCGTCATTGCTACATATTCGCGATTTCGTTTTACTACGCTTTCGTATGTGATTATGGCGATTTTATCCATTTTAGAATTTATTGGCGCCCATTATACTTTTTCAGAGGTACCGTTATTTAATTGGATAAAAGATGAGTTTGGTCTAAAAAGAAATGATTATGATCGATTAGGACATTTCATGAAAGGTTTTTTTACGATTGTTATTCGTGAGATCTTAATACGTAAAGCTCACATACAAATAGGTGCTTGGTTAATCACCTTTACGTTTAGCATTTTAATGACGCTTGCTGCCTTGTATGAAATTGCTGAAATGCTGACTAGTCTAATAACTAGTGGCTCACAATTTGCTCAAGGTTTTCTAGGTGTTCAAAATGATCCATTTGATTCTGAATGGGATATGACGATGGCTTTAATCGGATCGATTATTGCCTTACTATTACTGTCAAAATGGCATAATAAACTGCTTAAAAAGCAAAAAATGTAA